A genomic window from Brevibacillus agri includes:
- the pstA gene encoding phosphate ABC transporter permease PstA, which translates to MRARLMDRVATIVLTLIAALIIGTLIGLLGFILTQGWHKLNLDFLTSPPDIVNAGGGIGPQLFNSFYLLVLTMLIALPIGIGAGIYMAEYAPDNKFTQFIRMSIEVLSSLPSIVVGLFGLLVFVNMTGWGYTLFSGALALTVFNLPLLVRVTEDALRNVPRSQKEASLALGITKWRTIVSVILPAALPGIITGAILASGRVFGEAAALLFTAGMSSPNLNFADFSLNSPTSPLNPFRPAETLAVHIWKVNSEGLTPDARDVADGAAAVLIIAVLLFNVSARWFGTWVYKKMTSGSN; encoded by the coding sequence ATGAGAGCGAGACTGATGGACCGCGTTGCTACGATCGTTTTGACGTTGATTGCCGCTTTGATTATCGGCACGCTCATTGGCTTGCTCGGCTTCATTTTGACGCAAGGCTGGCACAAGCTGAACCTGGACTTTTTGACCTCGCCGCCAGATATCGTCAATGCAGGGGGCGGGATTGGTCCGCAGTTGTTCAACTCGTTTTATTTGCTGGTCTTGACCATGCTGATCGCCTTGCCGATTGGAATCGGAGCAGGTATTTATATGGCTGAATACGCGCCGGATAACAAGTTTACGCAGTTTATCCGCATGAGTATAGAAGTGCTTTCTTCTTTGCCGTCCATTGTCGTTGGTTTGTTTGGCTTGCTCGTCTTCGTAAACATGACAGGCTGGGGCTATACGCTTTTCTCCGGTGCCCTCGCGCTGACCGTCTTCAACCTGCCGCTGCTCGTGCGCGTGACAGAGGATGCGTTGCGCAACGTGCCGCGCAGCCAAAAAGAAGCGAGCCTGGCGCTTGGCATCACCAAATGGCGGACAATTGTCTCCGTCATTCTTCCGGCGGCTTTGCCTGGGATCATTACGGGGGCGATTCTCGCTTCCGGACGCGTCTTCGGGGAAGCGGCTGCCTTGCTGTTTACCGCAGGGATGTCTTCACCGAACCTGAACTTTGCTGATTTCTCGCTGAACAGCCCGACTTCGCCGCTGAATCCGTTCCGCCCGGCCGAAACGCTGGCTGTGCATATCTGGAAAGTAAACAGCGAAGGGCTGACGCCGGATGCGCGCGACGTGGCGGATGGCGCTGCCGCTGTGCTGATTATTGCCGTGCTGCTCTTTAACGTCTCGGCCCGCTGGTTCGGGACGTGGGTGTACAAAAAGATGACGTCAGGTTCCAACTAA
- a CDS encoding glutaredoxin domain-containing protein has translation MAQTVIVYTQTTCGPCQEEKMWLASQNVAFEDRDIRKNDAISRKQSTLAPA, from the coding sequence ATGGCTCAAACCGTTATTGTCTATACCCAAACTACGTGCGGCCCTTGCCAGGAAGAAAAAATGTGGCTGGCATCCCAAAACGTCGCTTTTGAAGACAGAGATATCCGCAAAAACGATGCTATTTCCAGGAAGCAATCAACCTTGGCGCCAGCATGA
- a CDS encoding type II toxin-antitoxin system PemK/MazF family toxin, whose amino-acid sequence MIVKRGDVFFADLSPVVGSEQGGVRPVLVIRTTLEIDLVRRSSSPPLRPKIQKAKLPTHVEIDAKTYGFDRDSVILLEQIRTIDKQRLTDKITHLDDEMMDRVNESLQISLGLIDF is encoded by the coding sequence GTGATTGTCAAACGTGGCGATGTATTTTTCGCGGACCTGTCACCGGTCGTTGGCTCTGAGCAAGGAGGCGTGCGGCCTGTTTTAGTCATCAGAACGACATTGGAAATCGATTTAGTCCGACGGTCATCGTCGCCGCCATTACGGCCCAAAATTCAGAAGGCAAAACTGCCTACGCATGTGGAAATTGACGCAAAAACATATGGATTTGATCGTGACTCCGTCATTTTGTTGGAACAAATACGAACCATTGACAAACAGAGGCTGACTGATAAGATTACCCATCTTGACGACGAGATGATGGATCGGGTCAATGAGTCTTTGCAAATCAGCTTGGGACTCATTGATTTCTAA
- a CDS encoding gluconate 2-dehydrogenase subunit 3 family protein encodes MAKHRRYPSYDVWEQHQNWDVHTRQVVGARKMPQVAHRYLQQAEALLLQAIVSVLVDDHRLEVLTFVVAHLDDSLASAIGEAQRKVGVPPKKELYRLGLAGVEAESHAGYGTEFGALSAAEQQEVLRQISTGNVKDTEAWSQVAPVDFSKSCCMTQCRRITRIRSSGQISATAGLLIPAVMCVWKKD; translated from the coding sequence ATGGCCAAGCATAGACGTTATCCTTCCTATGACGTGTGGGAGCAGCATCAAAACTGGGACGTTCACACGAGACAAGTCGTTGGAGCCAGAAAAATGCCGCAGGTTGCCCATCGGTACTTGCAGCAGGCGGAAGCTTTGCTGTTGCAGGCAATCGTAAGCGTCCTCGTCGACGACCATCGGCTGGAGGTGCTGACCTTTGTTGTCGCGCACCTGGACGATTCGCTGGCGAGCGCGATCGGGGAGGCGCAGCGCAAGGTCGGGGTTCCGCCGAAAAAAGAGCTGTACCGTCTGGGACTGGCAGGGGTGGAGGCGGAGAGCCACGCCGGGTACGGGACGGAATTTGGCGCGCTTTCTGCCGCAGAACAGCAGGAGGTGCTGAGGCAAATCTCCACGGGCAACGTCAAGGATACAGAGGCATGGAGCCAGGTCGCTCCCGTCGATTTTTCAAAAAGCTGCTGCATGACACAGTGCAGGCGTATTACTCGCATCCGCTCGTCTGGTCAGATATCGGCTACGGCGGGCCTGCTTATCCCCGCGGTTATGTGCGTGTGGAAAAAGGATTGA
- the pstB gene encoding phosphate ABC transporter ATP-binding protein PstB: MSVLTMQDTIIQTNNVSVYYGDKQAVKNISMDIERNSVTAFIGPSGCGKSTLLRSLNRMNDLVPSCRVTGSIVVDGIDINSQQVNIESLRQIVGMVFQRANPFFKSIYENIAFAPRFHGMTDRRELDELVETSLRKAALWDEVKDRLRDSALSLSGGQQQRLCIARAIAMQPTILLLDEPASALDPISTMKIEELVTQLKEEYTIVIVTHNLHQAARISDKTAFFLLGELIEMDETAKIFTSPENDKTEAYISGRFG, from the coding sequence ATGTCCGTACTCACCATGCAAGATACGATTATTCAGACGAACAATGTCTCGGTTTACTACGGGGATAAGCAAGCGGTCAAAAATATTTCGATGGACATTGAACGCAACTCGGTGACGGCCTTTATCGGGCCGTCCGGCTGCGGGAAGTCCACGCTTTTGCGCAGCCTGAACCGGATGAACGATCTCGTGCCTTCCTGCCGCGTCACAGGCTCCATCGTCGTCGACGGCATTGACATCAACAGCCAGCAGGTCAACATCGAGAGCTTGCGGCAAATCGTCGGAATGGTGTTTCAGCGCGCCAATCCGTTTTTTAAATCGATTTATGAAAATATCGCCTTCGCTCCGCGCTTTCACGGAATGACAGACCGCCGCGAGCTGGATGAGCTGGTCGAGACGAGCTTGCGCAAAGCGGCGTTGTGGGACGAGGTAAAAGACCGTCTGCGCGACTCTGCGCTCTCCCTGTCAGGAGGACAGCAGCAGCGCCTGTGCATCGCCCGCGCCATTGCCATGCAGCCGACGATTTTGCTTCTGGATGAGCCGGCTTCCGCGCTCGACCCGATCTCGACGATGAAAATTGAAGAGCTGGTCACGCAGCTAAAGGAAGAGTACACGATCGTGATCGTGACGCACAATCTGCACCAGGCGGCCCGCATCTCGGACAAAACGGCATTCTTTTTGCTCGGGGAGCTGATCGAGATGGACGAGACCGCAAAAATTTTCACCTCGCCGGAAAACGATAAGACCGAAGCGTATATTAGCGGCCGTTTTGGCTGA
- a CDS encoding N-acetylmuramoyl-L-alanine amidase family protein: MKRRFYPLLLALLVLLLIPGWAAAASSATEEAVNLMIGGQAVTPDVPPVIKSGRTLVPVRVIAEGLGADVAWNEAKRTAVITRGTTQLSLTLDSRTALLNGKQVKLDTPPVISQQRMLLPLRFVGESLGITVGWDNSSRTVIANETPQVTLNGRAPEKAIKLYQVSDTMYVSADAVAEQVGQKGFVWNRPERGMTIDSQLVLPIEQVEDELGGSITWNKKKNLLEIERLNRLTGVTKDGDRVHIEMKLPVQANSFVLTGPHRIVLDLPQTALADDLVEELKKNEENGSIGESEERKQAASSGEEDEQSAASEPKEEPLIASLRYSQYSASPETVRVVIELNQKSEYNLAYTKDGIEVKLTPKPKKTGYLIVVDAGHGGKDPGALGVAGNHEKDYTLAVANKVVALLKQYPEFQVVPVRTTDVFYELSERVAIANELEADLFLSIHANSFPKPTTGGTETFYYNANSKTFAQLVHKHLQGATQFPDRGVKASGFYVIKNTKMPAVLTETGFLSNPQENALLTSPAFQDKIAKALVAAIREYYQSYQ, translated from the coding sequence ATGAAAAGACGATTTTACCCTCTGCTTCTGGCGCTGCTGGTCCTGCTGCTTATCCCCGGTTGGGCGGCTGCGGCAAGTAGTGCAACTGAGGAAGCCGTCAACCTGATGATCGGTGGACAAGCAGTGACCCCGGACGTGCCACCAGTCATCAAGAGCGGGCGGACATTGGTTCCCGTGCGTGTCATCGCAGAAGGTTTGGGCGCGGATGTCGCCTGGAACGAAGCGAAGCGGACAGCGGTGATTACACGGGGTACGACGCAGCTTTCCCTCACATTGGACTCGCGCACAGCGCTATTGAACGGCAAGCAGGTAAAGCTGGATACGCCGCCTGTCATCTCCCAGCAGCGCATGCTGCTCCCTCTGCGGTTTGTCGGGGAATCGCTCGGGATCACTGTAGGGTGGGACAACAGCTCCCGCACCGTCATTGCTAACGAAACGCCACAGGTTACGCTGAACGGCCGTGCTCCTGAAAAAGCGATCAAGCTGTATCAAGTGTCGGACACCATGTACGTGTCTGCCGATGCGGTCGCGGAGCAGGTCGGACAAAAAGGCTTTGTATGGAATCGCCCGGAACGCGGCATGACGATCGACAGTCAACTGGTTCTTCCAATTGAGCAAGTAGAGGACGAGCTAGGCGGTTCGATCACTTGGAACAAGAAAAAGAATCTGCTTGAAATCGAAAGACTCAATCGGCTGACAGGTGTTACAAAGGATGGGGATCGCGTACATATTGAGATGAAGCTGCCCGTGCAGGCCAATTCTTTTGTGCTCACAGGCCCCCATCGCATCGTGCTGGACCTCCCGCAAACCGCTTTGGCGGACGATTTGGTGGAAGAGTTGAAAAAGAACGAAGAAAACGGCAGTATCGGAGAGTCAGAGGAGCGCAAGCAAGCAGCTTCTTCCGGCGAAGAGGACGAGCAGTCAGCAGCCAGCGAGCCAAAAGAAGAGCCGCTGATCGCAAGCCTGCGGTACAGCCAGTACAGTGCTTCGCCAGAGACCGTGCGTGTCGTGATTGAGCTGAACCAGAAGAGCGAGTATAATCTGGCCTATACAAAAGACGGCATTGAAGTGAAGCTGACGCCCAAGCCTAAGAAAACAGGCTACCTGATCGTAGTCGACGCGGGTCATGGCGGAAAAGACCCAGGTGCATTGGGCGTGGCGGGCAACCACGAGAAAGACTACACGCTGGCTGTCGCCAACAAAGTAGTCGCTTTGCTGAAGCAATATCCGGAGTTTCAAGTAGTGCCTGTGCGCACGACAGATGTGTTCTACGAGCTGTCCGAGCGTGTGGCAATCGCGAATGAGCTGGAGGCGGACCTGTTCTTGTCCATTCACGCCAACTCGTTCCCGAAACCGACGACAGGCGGTACGGAAACCTTCTATTACAATGCAAACAGCAAGACGTTTGCGCAATTGGTGCACAAGCACCTACAAGGAGCAACGCAGTTCCCGGATCGGGGAGTCAAGGCGAGCGGCTTTTACGTTATCAAGAACACGAAAATGCCAGCCGTGTTGACAGAGACAGGTTTCCTGTCCAATCCGCAAGAAAATGCGCTGCTGACCTCGCCTGCATTCCAGGACAAAATCGCGAAAGCCCTCGTTGCGGCTATCCGTGAATACTATCAGTCTTATCAGTAA
- a CDS encoding methyl-accepting chemotaxis protein, whose protein sequence is MPRKIRTLGNTSFQYRSIFTRLFFGILTMVVSMMAIAAFFISYQSESTLNEKTKQQLHDASSAALQEVNSRVQSIITALASYASTYKNSKVTNSQSFGIFTDMVNNNPTISEIQVVTADGRYLTFPGSPLDSSYDPRTADWYKGAWDKPNAFVSDVFQFSATEFPKIAVSMALRNEEEEPVGVVVAFVSVPKLSESIGQIKLGQTGYAMIVDQQGKLLAHPDKAYALQRPLLTELPVVANVIAGNSGFESFHINGMDAFAAYKFDPALKWGMIVVQSVSEVKQEVRRLQLTILAVSLVGLGSLALLLYLYVRKIIKPVKEVQQKMTAFSEGDLFQTMHVQTNDEIRQLADSFNRMSGQIRTIIGKIQHVIADVKQVAEHVGKGSRHSHAMQTEVVSVTERLAQEMDNQQVQIDDIHATMAGITAEMTRITQSMETAVRQNEKSREQSAKAATSIDLLKDNMQKISTDMKASLQAMGSMRESMDDIREILGWISSISQRTKLLSFNARIEASRAGQAGLGFGIVADEIRLLSEQTEEATARIQQVIASGENRMERVAACLETTDHATVNGISTLHQATDIFQQTFAISEALTAQFETIRHLAESIASQSQIISRRVDSLAESAQEVVSGTQQAVAANQESLSLSEQFLHDSERLAGIVEDLEQEIHFFRAVEKPSA, encoded by the coding sequence ATGCCGAGAAAAATACGAACATTGGGCAACACGTCGTTTCAGTACCGTTCGATTTTCACCAGATTATTTTTCGGGATTCTGACCATGGTTGTCAGCATGATGGCGATCGCCGCTTTTTTTATCAGTTATCAATCCGAGAGCACGCTCAACGAAAAGACAAAGCAGCAGCTCCACGATGCATCGAGTGCCGCCTTGCAGGAAGTGAACAGCCGCGTCCAGTCCATCATCACCGCCTTGGCTTCCTATGCTTCCACGTACAAAAACAGCAAGGTCACGAACAGTCAAAGCTTCGGCATTTTTACCGACATGGTGAACAACAATCCAACCATTTCCGAAATACAAGTCGTGACAGCAGACGGGCGGTATTTGACCTTCCCCGGCTCGCCGCTGGACAGCTCCTACGATCCGCGAACAGCCGACTGGTACAAAGGCGCCTGGGACAAGCCAAACGCATTCGTCTCGGACGTCTTTCAGTTTTCCGCCACGGAATTTCCGAAGATCGCTGTCTCCATGGCTTTGCGCAACGAGGAGGAAGAGCCTGTCGGCGTCGTCGTGGCCTTCGTCTCCGTGCCGAAGCTCAGTGAATCAATCGGACAGATCAAGCTGGGGCAAACCGGATACGCCATGATTGTCGACCAGCAAGGGAAGCTGCTCGCTCACCCGGATAAAGCCTACGCCCTGCAGCGCCCGCTCCTGACCGAGCTGCCTGTCGTCGCCAATGTCATTGCGGGCAATTCCGGCTTTGAATCGTTTCATATAAACGGCATGGACGCCTTTGCCGCCTACAAATTCGACCCGGCGCTCAAATGGGGCATGATCGTCGTGCAGTCCGTATCCGAGGTCAAACAGGAGGTGCGCCGCCTGCAGTTGACGATACTCGCGGTCTCCCTCGTCGGATTAGGCTCGTTGGCATTGCTGCTCTACTTGTACGTCCGCAAGATTATCAAGCCCGTCAAAGAGGTGCAGCAAAAAATGACGGCGTTCAGCGAAGGCGACCTGTTTCAGACGATGCACGTCCAGACCAACGACGAAATCCGCCAGCTCGCCGACAGCTTCAATCGGATGAGCGGGCAAATCCGCACCATCATCGGCAAAATCCAGCACGTGATCGCCGACGTCAAACAGGTGGCCGAGCATGTGGGCAAAGGCTCGCGACACTCTCACGCCATGCAGACAGAGGTCGTCTCCGTCACCGAGCGGCTGGCGCAAGAAATGGACAACCAGCAGGTGCAAATCGACGACATCCACGCCACGATGGCCGGAATTACAGCAGAAATGACACGCATTACACAGTCGATGGAAACAGCGGTCAGGCAAAACGAAAAGTCGCGGGAGCAGAGCGCCAAAGCGGCTACCTCGATTGATTTGCTGAAGGACAACATGCAAAAAATATCGACAGACATGAAAGCCTCCCTCCAGGCGATGGGCTCGATGCGCGAGAGCATGGACGACATCCGCGAGATTCTCGGCTGGATCTCCTCGATCTCCCAACGAACGAAGCTGCTGTCTTTCAACGCCCGCATCGAAGCATCACGAGCCGGCCAGGCGGGACTCGGCTTCGGGATCGTCGCGGACGAAATTCGCCTCCTGTCTGAACAGACAGAAGAAGCGACGGCCCGCATTCAACAAGTCATCGCTTCAGGGGAAAACCGGATGGAACGGGTGGCCGCATGTCTGGAAACGACCGATCACGCCACGGTCAACGGCATTTCGACGCTGCATCAGGCAACGGATATTTTCCAGCAAACCTTCGCCATCAGCGAAGCGCTCACCGCGCAGTTTGAAACGATCAGACATCTGGCCGAATCCATCGCAAGCCAAAGCCAGATCATCTCCCGCCGCGTGGACAGCCTGGCGGAATCCGCCCAGGAAGTCGTCTCGGGCACACAGCAAGCGGTCGCGGCCAACCAGGAAAGCCTCTCCCTCTCGGAGCAGTTCCTGCACGATTCCGAGCGGCTGGCGGGCATCGTGGAAGATTTGGAGCAGGAAATCCACTTCTTCCGGGCAGTGGAAAAGCCTTCTGCATAG
- a CDS encoding GerMN domain-containing protein: MKKSRMIWVAALAVLLMAGCGQNAAPAPQPTAPVEQPSGTNTDPSTAEPTLNKQVVTVYYSDGDLMELQKEEQEITFAEDIEKYKKTLSLLEKPTKAEEHFPLWKDFRYHDITFADGTLTIDADSKNQYNLGSSGEGMALDALKKTFFQFPEVKQIVFLEDGKKVESLMGHVDVSEPLTRDN; this comes from the coding sequence ATGAAAAAAAGTCGGATGATCTGGGTGGCGGCTTTGGCTGTGCTGCTAATGGCTGGTTGCGGACAAAATGCGGCTCCTGCACCGCAGCCTACGGCACCTGTTGAACAGCCATCTGGCACGAACACTGACCCATCGACAGCAGAGCCGACACTCAACAAACAGGTCGTTACCGTCTACTATTCCGACGGCGACCTGATGGAGCTGCAAAAAGAGGAACAAGAAATCACTTTTGCAGAAGACATCGAAAAGTACAAGAAAACCCTCTCGCTTTTGGAGAAGCCGACAAAAGCAGAAGAGCACTTTCCGCTCTGGAAAGACTTCCGATACCATGACATCACTTTTGCGGATGGCACGTTGACGATTGATGCCGACAGCAAAAACCAGTACAACCTCGGCTCAAGCGGCGAAGGGATGGCGCTGGACGCGCTGAAGAAAACCTTTTTTCAGTTCCCGGAAGTAAAGCAAATCGTCTTCCTGGAAGATGGCAAAAAAGTCGAATCGTTGATGGGCCATGTCGATGTATCGGAGCCATTGACGCGCGACAACTAA
- the pstC gene encoding phosphate ABC transporter permease subunit PstC, with the protein MNHRIEGVETNRQSLIARKMLTYNKRQFTENMTGRTIAMVCAALLVIVVLSITYFIASKGLSTFFVDGVSISEFLTQVKWDPEGEPALYGVFPFILGSFLVTALAALIAAPLGIGAAIFMTEIFPGFGKKVLKPVIELLVGIPSVVYGYVGLTLLVPFIREQFDVLGFSLLAGGLVLALMILPTITSVATDAIEAVPQDLRNASLALGATRWQTIWNVVLHSSLPGCLTAVVLGMARAFGEALAVQMVIGNTTKLPGSLLDPISTLTSGITLNMGNTIQGTPYNNALWSMALLLLLMSFVFIMILRFLGRKRLVK; encoded by the coding sequence ATGAACCATCGTATTGAAGGGGTAGAGACAAATCGCCAATCGCTGATTGCGCGAAAAATGCTGACATATAACAAACGTCAATTTACAGAGAACATGACGGGCCGAACGATTGCCATGGTCTGTGCGGCCTTGCTGGTCATCGTCGTTTTGTCGATTACGTACTTCATCGCTTCAAAAGGGCTGTCCACCTTTTTTGTCGACGGCGTCAGTATCAGCGAATTTTTAACACAGGTGAAATGGGACCCGGAGGGCGAGCCTGCACTCTACGGTGTGTTCCCGTTCATTCTCGGATCGTTTTTGGTGACGGCTTTGGCTGCGTTGATCGCGGCACCGCTCGGGATCGGGGCGGCTATTTTCATGACGGAAATTTTTCCGGGCTTCGGCAAAAAAGTGTTGAAGCCGGTGATCGAGCTTTTGGTTGGCATTCCATCCGTTGTGTACGGATATGTTGGTCTTACTCTTCTGGTTCCTTTTATTCGCGAACAATTTGACGTTCTTGGTTTCAGTCTTTTGGCAGGGGGGCTTGTGCTTGCCCTGATGATCCTGCCTACGATCACCAGCGTGGCGACAGACGCCATTGAAGCCGTACCGCAAGATTTGCGCAACGCTTCTCTCGCTTTGGGAGCCACACGCTGGCAGACGATCTGGAATGTGGTGCTGCATTCTTCGCTTCCCGGCTGCCTGACCGCGGTTGTATTGGGGATGGCTCGCGCTTTTGGCGAAGCGCTCGCCGTACAGATGGTCATCGGGAACACGACGAAGCTTCCGGGCAGTCTCTTGGACCCGATCAGCACGCTGACCAGCGGCATCACGCTGAACATGGGGAATACGATTCAGGGAACCCCGTACAACAATGCACTCTGGTCCATGGCGCTTCTGCTGCTTCTGATGTCGTTCGTCTTCATTATGATCTTGCGCTTTTTGGGCAGAAAGAGGCTGGTGAAGTAG
- a CDS encoding IS5 family transposase (programmed frameshift), protein MIQRRYEINDEQWEQIQDMFPPYRTGRPSKLSNRTMFNAILWIARSGAAWRDLPEERYGSWKTVYSRFCKWRDTGLLVAIFQALHVEPDFENLSIDSTSVKAHQHSAGAKKNAEGHEVNQHIGVSRGGKTTKLHTVVDGLGNPLAFLLTGGHVYDSVPAINLLQGFDLTGSHIVGDKAYGSEGIRHWITAKQAAYTIPPKANNKNPWKVDWYRYKERHLVECFFNKIKHFRRIATRYDKLAKSFLAFVYVASIFKLTQ, encoded by the exons ATGATTCAAAGACGGTACGAAATAAACGATGAACAGTGGGAACAAATTCAGGACATGTTCCCCCCCTATCGAACAGGACGTCCGTCCAAATTAAGTAATCGTACCATGTTTAATGCCATTCTTTGGATTGCCCGAAGTGGTGCGGCTTGGCGAGATTTGCCGGAAGAACGTTATGGTTCATGGAAAACGGTCTACAGTCGCTTCTGCAAGTGGAGAGATACCGGATTACTTGTCGCCATCTTCCAAGCTCTTCACGTAGAACCTGACTTTGAAAACTTGAGCATCGATTCTACATCGGTCAAAGCTCATCAACACAGTGCGGGTGCTA AAAAAAACGCAGAAGGACACGAAGTAAATCAGCACATAGGCGTCAGCCGTGGCGGAAAGACAACCAAACTTCATACCGTCGTCGATGGATTAGGGAATCCCCTCGCTTTTCTTCTCACGGGGGGGCACGTCTATGATTCCGTTCCAGCGATCAATTTGCTTCAAGGGTTTGATCTTACGGGAAGCCATATTGTTGGTGACAAAGCCTACGGCTCAGAAGGCATTCGGCATTGGATTACGGCTAAGCAGGCAGCGTACACCATCCCGCCTAAAGCGAATAATAAAAATCCTTGGAAAGTGGATTGGTACCGCTATAAAGAACGGCACTTGGTGGAGTGCTTCTTCAATAAAATCAAACATTTTCGACGAATCGCTACTCGTTACGACAAGCTGGCCAAATCATTCCTAGCGTTTGTATATGTCGCGTCCATCTTTAAACTAACTCAATAA
- a CDS encoding phosphate ABC transporter substrate-binding protein codes for MKKLSKMFMALTFVGALLAGCGSNSAAPSQQQPAQQQPATPAPESNSGSTTTTSGEPITAVGSTALQPLVEQTAKDFMAKNQGVQIQVQGGGSGTGLSQVASGAATIGNSDIFAEEKKGIPANELVDHKVAVVGMAAAVSPQVKVDNLTKQQLIDIFTGKITNWKEVGGDDMKITLVNRPKSSGTRATFSKFALDGKEEAEGITEDSSGTVRKIIAETPGAIGYLALSYFNDSVKALKLDGVEANAENIATNKYPVWAYEHMYTKGEPTGNAKAFLDYILSEEVQKKTIVDLGFLPITDMKVERDAEGKVTQK; via the coding sequence ATGAAAAAACTCAGCAAAATGTTTATGGCGCTGACATTTGTAGGGGCACTGCTCGCCGGATGTGGCAGCAACAGTGCGGCTCCATCGCAACAACAACCAGCGCAGCAACAACCAGCTACCCCGGCTCCGGAAAGCAACTCTGGTTCGACTACAACAACATCCGGTGAACCGATCACAGCAGTTGGTTCCACCGCTTTGCAGCCTCTGGTCGAGCAAACGGCCAAAGACTTTATGGCGAAAAATCAAGGTGTACAAATTCAAGTACAAGGCGGGGGAAGCGGAACAGGGCTGAGCCAGGTAGCAAGCGGCGCAGCAACAATCGGTAACTCCGACATTTTCGCAGAAGAGAAAAAAGGCATTCCGGCAAACGAACTGGTTGACCATAAAGTAGCCGTTGTCGGAATGGCAGCAGCGGTTAGCCCGCAAGTAAAAGTAGACAACCTGACCAAGCAACAACTGATCGACATCTTCACTGGCAAAATCACCAACTGGAAAGAAGTTGGCGGCGATGACATGAAAATCACGCTGGTGAACCGTCCGAAGTCTTCCGGTACTCGTGCAACATTCAGCAAATTCGCACTGGACGGAAAAGAAGAAGCAGAAGGCATCACAGAGGATTCCTCCGGTACTGTTCGCAAAATCATTGCCGAAACACCGGGCGCAATCGGCTACCTGGCTCTGTCCTACTTCAATGACTCCGTAAAAGCATTGAAACTGGATGGCGTGGAAGCAAACGCAGAAAACATCGCAACGAACAAATACCCAGTGTGGGCATACGAGCACATGTACACAAAAGGCGAGCCTACTGGTAACGCAAAAGCGTTCCTGGATTACATCCTGTCTGAAGAAGTGCAAAAGAAAACGATTGTCGATCTGGGCTTCCTGCCAATCACAGACATGAAAGTAGAACGCGACGCTGAAGGAAAAGTAACACAAAAATAA
- a CDS encoding CopG family ribbon-helix-helix protein — protein sequence MVGVDLSCRSQNTKRIMISLPQHLLQEVDGVIQKEKSNRSEFIRQAMHLYLKERKKRTIRETMQKGYMEMAKINLKMASEAFGAEEEADHTLVRLVSGV from the coding sequence ATGGTTGGAGTGGATTTGTCTTGTCGAAGTCAAAACACGAAACGCATCATGATCAGTTTGCCGCAACACTTGCTACAAGAAGTGGATGGCGTCATTCAAAAGGAGAAATCCAATCGCAGCGAGTTCATTCGCCAGGCGATGCATTTGTATTTGAAGGAGCGTAAAAAACGTACGATCCGCGAGACAATGCAAAAAGGGTATATGGAGATGGCGAAGATTAATCTGAAAATGGCATCGGAGGCTTTTGGCGCTGAAGAAGAGGCTGACCATACTCTTGTCCGCTTAGTTAGCGGGGTGTGA